The region gagtcctggctcccgccccctgctctaaccaccagccctcactgccctcccagcacctgggagagaacccaggagtcctggctcccagcccctgctctaaccaccagcccccactaccctcccagtgccagggagagaacccaggagtcctggctcccacccccggctctaaccaccagcccccactgccctcccagcgccggggagagaacccaggagtcctggctcccgccccctgctccagccaccagcccccactgccctcccagcgccggggagagaacccaggagtcctggctcccggccccctgctctaaccaccagcccccactgccctcccagcgccagggagagaacccaggagtcctggctctcaccccctgctctacccaccagcccccactgccctcccagcgccggggagagaacccaggagtcctggctcccaccccctgctctaaccaccagcccccactgccctcccagcgctggggagagaacccaggagtcctggctcccacctcctgctctaaccaccagcccccactgccctcccagcgccggggagagaacccaggagtcctggctcccggcccctgctctaaccaccagcccccactgccctcccagcgccggggagagaacccaggagtcctggctcccggccccctgctctcaccaccagcccccactgccctcccagcactggggagagaacccaggagtcctggctcccaccccctgctctaaccaccagcccccgctgccctcccagtgccggggagagaacccaggagtcctggctcccacctcctgctctaaccaccagcccccactgccctcccagcactggggagagaaccaggagtcctggctcccagcctggccgtGCTCTACCCACTCCCTGGCGCTGCCCCGCTGGGGCGCTGCATGCGGTTGAtaagggccctggggctggcgggCTCCTTATCAGGGCggcgggaggggctggcgggtgcagtggggcgggggggaggcacgtcccccgctgccccctaacccgtctctccctcccccacagcctcgaCATGGCCGGAGCCGCGCCCGCCGTCCTGctgtgctgggccctggccctggccctggcccgggCCAACGAGCTGGTGGTGAGCACCCGGGCCGGCCGGCTGCGGGGCCTGCGGCTGCCCGTCCTCTCGGGCCACGTCTCGGCCTTCCTGGGCATCCCCTACGCCGAGCCGCCCGTGGGGGCCCTGCGGTTCCGGCGGCCCGAGCCCAAGCAGCCCTGGGCCGGGGTGCTGGAGGCCACGGCCTTCCAGCGCGCCTGCCACCAGTACGTGGACACGCTGTACCCCGGCTTCCCCGGCATGGAGATGTGGAACCCCAACCGGGAGATGAGCGAGGACTGCCTGTACCTCAACGTCTGGGCGCCCTCCCCGCGGCCCCGCAACGCCTCCGTGCTGGTGTGGATCTACGGGGGCGGCTTCTACAGCGGCTCCGCCTCGCTGGACGTGTACGACGGGCGCTACCTGGCCCACGCcgagcagctggtgctggtctCCATGAACTACCGCGTGGGCGCCTTCGGCTTCCTGGCCCTGCCGGGCAGCGCCGAGGCGCCGGGCAACGTGGGACTCCTGGACCAGCGCCTGGCGCTGCGCTGGGTGCGGGACAACGTCCACCTCTTCGGGGGCAACCCCCGGGCGGTGACGCTCTTCGGCGAGAGCGCCGGGGCCGCCTCGGTGGGCCTGCACCTCCTGGCGCCCGCCAGCCGGCCGCTCTTCCGCCGGGCCGTCCTGCAGAGCGGCGCCCCCAACGCCCCCTGGGCCAGCGTGCCGCCCGCCGAGGCCCGCCGCCGGGCCACGCTGCTGGCCAAGCTGGTGGGCTGCCCGGTGGCGGGCGGGGACGCCGAGCTGGCCGCCTGCCTGCGGGGCAAGGCCCCCCACGAGCTGATCGCCCAGGagtggcaggtcctgccccaccccagcgtCTTCCGCTTCGCCTTCGTGCCGGTGGCGGACGGGGACTTCGCGGCAGAGGCGCCGCCGGGCGCCGGCCCCGGGGCCGAGACCCAGGTGCTGCTGGGCGTGGTGCGGGACGAGGGCTCCTACTTCCTGCTGTACGGGGCGCCCGGCTTCAGCAAGGACAACGAAAGCCTCATCAGCCGGGAGGAGTTCCTGGGGGGCGTGCGGGTGGGGGTCCCGCAGGCCTCCGAGCTGGCGGCCGAGGCGGTCGTGCTCCACTACACCGACTGGCTGGACCAGGAGAACCCGGTGAAGAACCGCGAGGCGCTGGACGACATCGTGGGCGACCACAACGTGGTCTGCCCCGTGGGGCACTTCGCCGGGCGGCTGGCCGAGCGGGGCGCCCGGGTCTACGCCTACCTCTTCGACCACCGGGCCTCCaacctgctctggcccccctggatGGGGGTGCCCCACGGCTACGAGATCGAGTTCGTCTTCGGGCTGCCGCTCGAGCCCACCCTCAACTACACGGCCCAGGAGGCCGCCCTCAGCCGCCGCATCATGCGCTACTGGGCCAACTTCGCCCGCACTGGGTACCGGGGCACgccgggtggggggcgggagctcTGCACTGGGGCGTCAGTGAGTTTGGGGGACCCCTGCGGTGCGGGGTAGGTGGGGGCCTTTGGGGGAGCATCTGCGCCCCCCGCGCACAAGCAGGCAACACGCACGGGCTCCGCTGTCGGACGTGCCACGAGCCCTTCCGTCGCCGCCGGCCGCGTCCTGCACAACGTGCGCGCGGTACATTCTGCACCACTGCCGCGCACCCGCGCCCTTGTGCGTGGGCAGAGGTCACGCGCCCTCCCGGCTTGCACCCTCCCGCTGCATACGCACTGCGTAGGGGCTCCcgctctggggtggaggggtttGGGGGTTCCCCTCACCGGGTCAGAAATTGGGTGGGTTGGGAGGGGTCCCCAGAAAGagggccctgcccctgcagaataggtgagaggtggggggtcCCAGCATTGGGGATAGGTGGGGGAGTTTGGGGGTCCCCAGTGGGGGTCTCTGACCCTGAGGGTTTTATGGGTAAGTTGGGGGATCCCTGGCCAGCTGGACATGACCCTCTCTTCCTCTCCTGCGCAGGGACCCCAACGAGGCGTCAGAGCGGGGCACACGCTGGCCCCCctacaccctgcagcagcagcagtacgtGCAGCTGAACCCGCGCCCTCTGACGGTGGGGAAGGGGCTCCGGGCCCAGGTCTGCGCCTTCTGGAACCGTTTCCTGCCTAAGCTGCTCAACATCACTGGTGAGGCACCTGCGGGGGAGCAGCCTGtctcggggggcaggggggttgcggGGCTCCGTGGAGGACTCTTGCCTGGTGGGAGGAAGGACAATGCATGGGAGGCGGGGTGACCAAGAAGCTcatggaggggaaactgaggcagacgcCACATTGATCTCTCTGCCCGTCGTGGCACGGCCAGCCTGGTATCCCAGCCCCCCAGGGGCCGGTTCATGGCTtaacccccctcctcctcttttttctctcccctctagagccatgtgctgcagctggtgggggacCAGGGCCCCCCCttgtcctcctgcccctcctcaccctgcaGATCTGGCCCTGAGGGCGGACCCCGCATGCACCCAGAAGCCGGcagagggctggggcggggcaaggcagggctggccccagcctggaggacTGGCGGGGCCTGGGGACGCCCCAGGCCCTCGGCAgggtagctgggggtggggcccgCGTGGCATATGCGCGCGTGCTCCCTGGTGCACGGGGGGGCAGGCCCCGTTCCCGCCCGCAGCCAGACGTGACCGGGTGGCAGGGACCCAGCGCAGAGCACAGGAACCAGGAGCTGCCAGTACAATCCATCTCCGGGAAGGGGGCCAGGGgggggtccccgagccaggcactggcctcctccctccctccccacccagcccaggctgccccaCTCCACGGCCCAGTTCCAACTCAaagcagccaggcccctccgaccctttgtcctgcttcctggggaagaaaggggttaCTGGCAGCCTGGGTTACAAGGGCCATGGAGGGCCACCGCCGACAAGGGAGAAATCGTCACACTGAAACGCCCCTCACCAATTCAGTGCgacgggaaactgaggcaccctaTGGGTTACTGCAGAACAGTAGGAAAATACCTGCAGCCTAACCGGGGGAATAAAATGCCCCCCTACGCCAGAGCTTGCTTACAAAGAGCTGAGACATCTGCGACACACCCACCTGTGCACTGCGCACGCTCAACGCACACCGCTCTTGTGCACTCTGAACGTGCAGACGCACTGCGGGCCGA is a window of Carettochelys insculpta isolate YL-2023 chromosome 34, ASM3395843v1, whole genome shotgun sequence DNA encoding:
- the ACHE gene encoding acetylcholinesterase, which gives rise to MAGAAPAVLLCWALALALARANELVVSTRAGRLRGLRLPVLSGHVSAFLGIPYAEPPVGALRFRRPEPKQPWAGVLEATAFQRACHQYVDTLYPGFPGMEMWNPNREMSEDCLYLNVWAPSPRPRNASVLVWIYGGGFYSGSASLDVYDGRYLAHAEQLVLVSMNYRVGAFGFLALPGSAEAPGNVGLLDQRLALRWVRDNVHLFGGNPRAVTLFGESAGAASVGLHLLAPASRPLFRRAVLQSGAPNAPWASVPPAEARRRATLLAKLVGCPVAGGDAELAACLRGKAPHELIAQEWQVLPHPSVFRFAFVPVADGDFAAEAPPGAGPGAETQVLLGVVRDEGSYFLLYGAPGFSKDNESLISREEFLGGVRVGVPQASELAAEAVVLHYTDWLDQENPVKNREALDDIVGDHNVVCPVGHFAGRLAERGARVYAYLFDHRASNLLWPPWMGVPHGYEIEFVFGLPLEPTLNYTAQEAALSRRIMRYWANFARTGDPNEASERGTRWPPYTLQQQQYVQLNPRPLTVGKGLRAQVCAFWNRFLPKLLNITDNIEEAERQWRLEFHRWSAYMGHWKSHFDHYSRQDRCAEL